DNA sequence from the Streptomyces sp. MST-110588 genome:
CGATCGAAGCGCCAGCATCGTCCGCCCACCCGGCGAGGTTGTGGTCAGTGTGCGCCCGCCCACCGTGTTCGCCAATGCGTCTGACGCCGAGCGTGAGCGATTACGGGACTTGCTGCGCGGCCGGGGCCGGACGGTGGTGCGGGCGGTGATGGTCCTGCTGTCTTTGCACGGCCTGTCACCGGCACAGATTGCCGTGCTGGTGGAGTACGACCCGGCCACGGTGCGCCGCTGGATCAGCCGCTTCAACGCCTGCGGGGCAGCGGGCCTGGCCGACCGGCCCCGCAGTGGACGGCCGAAGCTGGGCGGCCGGCGGCTGCCCACGCGGATCGCTGCACTGCTGGCGCGGCCGGGCCCCTGGACGGTCCCACGGCTGCATCGTTACCTGCACCGGCCGGTGATGAGCCGGCGCACGCTGTACCGGCGGGTGCGGCAGGTGGCCGTCTGGCGGCGGCCCAAGCTCGTCGCCCGCGGCGATCCGCGGCGCCCGGCTGTGATCGCCGCCATCACCCGCCGGTTGCGGCTGCTGCCGGCCGGAACGGTGGTGTGGGCGGCCGACGAGACTCATGTGCACCTGCGGTCCACCTGGACCACGTTCGCCCACCGTCCGCCCATCGCCACCCCGGGCAAGAACCGGCAGCTGACCGTGCTGGGCGCGCTGGAGGTGACCACCGGCGCCTTCCGCTACCGGCTCGGCCGCCGCCGTGCGGCCGACTTCCTGGCACTGCTCCAGCAGCTGGTGGCGGGCTTCCCGGCCGCCCCGGCCGTGGTGGTGCTGTGTGACAACGACCCCATCCACCACGCCCGCGTGGTCCGCGACTTCGTCGCCGCCCGCCCCGGCCTGCACCTGTGGTACGGAGCCCGCTACAGCCCGCACGACAACCCCATCGAGCGGATCTGGGGCGCGCTGAAGACGTTCATCGCGAACACCGCCACCACCTGGCCGGGCCGCCGACGACAGATCCACGCCTTCTTCCGTACCCACTCTCCCGACCAGCTCCTGACCACCGCCGCCCCTGGACCAGCCCCTGGTTCCCGAGCAGTTATCGACAGAACTTCTGGAATGGCGCTTAGCCGGTCCCCCATCGGGCTGCATCCGGCGGGGGCCGGTGGCCTGTGCGTATGGATTCAGCACTCCATGACCCACTTGTGGGAACCGCCGCTGTCGTTGGCCCAGGAGTCGGAGGCGACCTCTTGGCCGGGGCCGAGGCAGACCGTCCCGAGACCTACCTGGCCGGGGTTCTCGTAGACCTGGACGTGGTCCTTGATGCCCGGGCCAGAAACCGCATGGTTGGCCCAGGAGGAGTCCGCATCAGCGATCGGGGCCTCCCACTCGTCGTCGTCGCCGGACCAATTGACGCGCTGGCCTCCGAAGTTGGGGTATGTCCAGGCGCAGAATTCACCGCTGGGGCAGTTGGCTGCACCTGCCGGGCTGGCTGCGGCGAGGCCGCCTGTGAGGAGGAGCAGTGCTGTGGCGGCGACAGTGAGCAGCCTGTTTTTCATCATGAGGGGTCGTGGCCTTTCTGGTGAGGGGATGGCTGGGCCGCCAGCAGGCCGGCCGCGCGGTGCAGTGCGCGGTCGCGAAGCTGGCGGTAGGTGGTGATCTCTTTGCGGTGCGCGGCACGGATCTCAGCGAGTTGGGCAGGCTCCAGCCGGGCCCGCAGTTCGCCCAGGCCGCTGGCGCGTACACAGGGGGCGTCCTTGTCGGGGCAGGCGGCTCGGCGAGCGAGTGCCGCCCGGTATCTGGGGTCTTTGCCGAGCTGGACCTCTGCCTCGGGGCGCAGATTGTTGACGGTGACTTCAGCGCGGAACCAGCGGGCCTGGTCGCCGTAGAGGAAACGCTGTGCCTGGGCCAGGCAGCCGTCCGTGTGCGTGCGGACGGTATAGCCGGTGGCGAGGGTAAGCGACAGCTGAGCCGGGCCGGTACCGAAGAGCGCTTTCTCGTCCGGGGGAGGCCCGGCGGCGCCACGGGTCGTCATGCACCGGTCCACGAGCACCTGCTGGGCGGCCTTGATCAGGTCGCTGCGGCCCTGCTCCGAGGCGGGCAGCGTCGGCCGTGACTCCGCTGCGCAGCCTCCGGCAAGGACCATCGCCAGCACGGCCCCGACCGTCGTCCAGCCCACCGCCTGCGCCCGAGCAGTACTGATCGTCA
Encoded proteins:
- a CDS encoding peptidase inhibitor family I36 protein, with protein sequence MKNRLLTVAATALLLLTGGLAAASPAGAANCPSGEFCAWTYPNFGGQRVNWSGDDDEWEAPIADADSSWANHAVSGPGIKDHVQVYENPGQVGLGTVCLGPGQEVASDSWANDSGGSHKWVMEC